A window of Candidatus Poribacteria bacterium genomic DNA:
GCGTTTGACGACGAAGAATCGCATGACCTCATCAATCGCGTCCTTGCCAGAGGGGATTCGAGCGTTGTCCAATTGATGCAGAATGGTCTGAGCCTTATTGAATTTATCCCAGTCCTACTCACCAGTACCGTTGTTTTAGGCCTGATTTCAATTTGGATCCCCGCCATCATCATCAGTGGCGCGATATTGCTGCGAGTCTTTGAAATTCGGATGGGGGCGCGCGTACGCCACTTTGAGGTAGAAAATACACGCAACAAACGACTCGCGGATTACTACGCCCAACTTCTAACAGAACGACGTAGTGCCCCCGAAATCCGTTTATGGGCAATCGGCGAAACCCTTCTCCACCGTTGGCGGACGATCCTCGCCCAATATCTTCGGGAACGCTTGCATATCGACTTTCAAAATGCCTCCCAAGGTATTTTCCAAGTGTTTATTTTCGTAGCTATCATCGCTGGGGCATTACTTGTTACATCGCTTTCACAAGGAAGGGTCGAAGCCGGACTCGCCGCTTTGGTGCTAACAGCACTCCGAAATATTACTGCAGGTATGAACTCTATGCAGTATCTCGTCATCGGTTTTGTCCAACACGCTGGTTACGGAGAAGACCTCCGCCATCTGTTAGAAAAAGACCAAGATGAAGATTCCCCTACAAAGCGTACACCCTATCCTCACCCGATACGTGAAGGTATCCGTTTGCATGATGTCGCGTATCGTTACCCGGGTGCAAACACAGACGCGCTCTCCGATATTAACATTGATATTCATCCGGGTGAAATTCTCGCTATAGTCGGTGAAAACGGCGCAGGAAAAACGACTTTAGCGCACATCTTAGCAGGCTTACGTTCTCCAACGACAGGACACGTCACAATAGACGGTATAGATACCGCCACAATCCCATCCGAAGACCTCCGACGTGCTTGCACCGCAGTGTTTCAGCATCCAGCACGCTATCCGACCACCCTACAAGAAAATTTGGTTTTGGATAGTAGGGGCGAGGTCACCTCGCCCTTACCTGCCGCCGATGCGCATGTTGAGGCGGTCTTAACCCAAGTCGGATTGCCAGTAGAAAAGTTCCCGCTAAATTCGTTTTTAGGTCCCGAATTCGGGGGTGTAGATTTCTCCGGTGGCGAATGGCAACGCGTCGCTATCGCCCGAAGTCTGCTTAAAGAAGGAGGCGAATTTGTCATTTTTGACGAACCCACGGCAGCCCTGGATCCGCTCGCTGAGTTGGAAATTTTTCAACAGTTCGTTGAATTAGTAGAGGGTAAAACTGCACTGCTCATCGCCCATCGACTCGGACCCACACGGCTTGCCGATCGCGTTGTTGTTTTGGATAATGGATACATTGCAGAAATCGGAAATCCCACTGAACTCCTACAGCGAAATGGAAAATACGCTGAAATGTTCGCAGCCCAAAGTGAGTGGTATCAATAATGAAAAACACAAATACATTACCGCGACGCGCTGTTCTTCGCTTAATCTGGCGATTTATACGGATTGCACCATTTCCGCTCCTTGTCATCCTTCTGCTCCGTTTGATAAACGCGGGACATCGCGGTTTTTCGCCGATTATCATCGCCGGATTCACAAACGCGTTAATAAACGCTGAAGGACTCTTTTTATGGATGGGGGTTTATCTCCTGCTAATGATCTTGGAGATACTAACCGATGTTTTCAACGGTGTAACACAGATGTGGTTCTCCAATAAA
This region includes:
- a CDS encoding ABC transporter ATP-binding protein; amino-acid sequence: AFDDEESHDLINRVLARGDSSVVQLMQNGLSLIEFIPVLLTSTVVLGLISIWIPAIIISGAILLRVFEIRMGARVRHFEVENTRNKRLADYYAQLLTERRSAPEIRLWAIGETLLHRWRTILAQYLRERLHIDFQNASQGIFQVFIFVAIIAGALLVTSLSQGRVEAGLAALVLTALRNITAGMNSMQYLVIGFVQHAGYGEDLRHLLEKDQDEDSPTKRTPYPHPIREGIRLHDVAYRYPGANTDALSDINIDIHPGEILAIVGENGAGKTTLAHILAGLRSPTTGHVTIDGIDTATIPSEDLRRACTAVFQHPARYPTTLQENLVLDSRGEVTSPLPAADAHVEAVLTQVGLPVEKFPLNSFLGPEFGGVDFSGGEWQRVAIARSLLKEGGEFVIFDEPTAALDPLAELEIFQQFVELVEGKTALLIAHRLGPTRLADRVVVLDNGYIAEIGNPTELLQRNGKYAEMFAAQSEWYQ